A window of Tatumella citrea genomic DNA:
TATTGGTAACAATAATGCGATGAAAAAGCCAACATTATCCGACAGGCGAAACACCCGCAATATACCGTCATTACTGCTGATGCTCATTCTGGCCGGGCTGCTGTTCGCCTTGTATGCAGATATGGCTGCTGGAAATGACCAAAGACCAGGAAAGGAGATACTTATGAAAATTAAACTTATCGTCGACGGAGAGACAGCCACTGCCACATTGTTTGACACGCCGACAGCGCGGGATTTTGCCTCATTATTGCCTCTTAACATAACCCTTGAGGACTATGCCGATATTGAACGCATTAGTGATCTGCCACGCAGATTATCTGTTGCACAGGCTCCGGCGGGTATGACGCCGCAAGCGGGGGATATCACGTTCTACGCGCCCTGGGGTAATCTGGCGATTTTTACCCACGGCAGAGCCTACGCTCGCTCACTGATTCCGTTAGGAAAAATTGATTCAGGTATTGCTGCTCTTGAGCGGCACGGGCCACTGTCAGTGCAAATCAGCGTTTCAGACTGAACAGTTGCACTTTGTAGTGCTGCCAATCCTGTTAATAACACGTTCATTCCTCACACCTTCGTTCCACTGTCCCTGATGGCCCTGAACCAGCCACAGCACGGCATCGTATTATTTTTAAAAAAGAAAGGCGTAAATGGGTAATCATCAAACTGAGATCAGAAACAAAAACAGACAGACTGGGAAACCGCAGGCGCACTGGAGTGGCGTTTTTGCCATGACGTTGTGCGTTTTCTCGCTAATCGCCTCCGAGTTTATGCCGGTCAGCCTGCTGACTCCAATGGCTCACGCACTGAATATTACCGAAGGTATGGCCGGGCAAGGAATCTCTATTTCCGGTGCGTTTGCGGTGGTAACCAGCCTGTTTATTTCCAGGCTGGCTGGCACACTTAACCGTAAGACCCTGTTGCTCGGTCTGACCTGCATTATGGCGCTTTCCGGGGCGGTGATCGCGATGGCGACTAATTACCTGACCTATATGGCGGGGCGGGCCCTGATTGGTATTGTGGTCGGTGGATTCTGGTCGATGTCTGTAGCAACGGCAATGCGTCTGGTTCCTGCACATCGTGTTCCGCTGGCGCTGGCTATATTCAATAGCGGCAATGCGCTGGCTACCGTAGTGGCGGCTCCGTTGGGAAGCTGGCTTGGTGCGGTGATTGGCTGGCGGGGAGCATTCTTCTGCCTGTTACCGGTCGCGCTGATTGCATTTATCTGGCAACTGGTCAGTCTGCCGTCTATGCCGGGAGCCCGACAGGAAGCTGGTTCACGGAATATATTTGCTCTGTTTCGTAGCAGATTAGTCACGCTCGGCATGCTCGGGGTCGGGATTTTCTTTATGGGACAGTTCACGCTTTTCACGTACATCCGGCCTTTTCTGGAGACGGTAACGAAGGTGCATGCTTCAGTGGTGACTATGATTCTGTTGATCATTGGTGTTGCAGGATTTATCGGGACCACGTTAATTGGCAAGGTACTTAAACCCGGTTTCTACCAGACATTAATGGCTATCCCTGTGTTGATGGCCATCACTGCACTGGCACTGATTGCTTTCGGAAGCCAGGTAGCGTTTGTGACGGTATTGCTTGGATTTTGGGGACTTATTTCTACCGCCGCACCGGTTGGATGGTGGGCATGGATTCCACGTACCTTCCCACAGAATGCCGAAGCTGGCGGAGGGCTGATGGTAGCCACCGTGCAACTGTCGATTGCCCTTGGTTCAACAGTAGGTGGCTTGCTTTTCGACCATCACGGTTATCAAAGTACCTTTCTGGCCAGTGCCGTGATGTTAATTATCGCGACTGTACTTATATTCCTGACTTCCCGTGCAGACAATACGGGCAGGTAACAGAATGAATCCTGGCACTGACAGAACGGTATTGCCGTATAAATTCAGTCTGCATATGGAATACAGACCGCTTTTTAACGGGCTTATTAAATAGCCCGCTGTATCAGGTCTGACATTTTATTCAACAGCCCGGGCATTCTTTCTACTGACCATACAGGTGCCCCCCGGGCCTCTGCCCGGTTATCTGTCGGTTGGACTGGTTTCAGCGGTAGCTGATTTTTGGGTCCTGACAATCAGATAAACGGGCGTGAAATTAACTCCAGCCCGGACAATATCAGAAACAACAGAAAGCACTGTCTGAAACGTCTGGC
This region includes:
- a CDS encoding cyclophilin-like fold protein; this encodes MKIKLIVDGETATATLFDTPTARDFASLLPLNITLEDYADIERISDLPRRLSVAQAPAGMTPQAGDITFYAPWGNLAIFTHGRAYARSLIPLGKIDSGIAALERHGPLSVQISVSD
- a CDS encoding MFS transporter, which encodes MGNHQTEIRNKNRQTGKPQAHWSGVFAMTLCVFSLIASEFMPVSLLTPMAHALNITEGMAGQGISISGAFAVVTSLFISRLAGTLNRKTLLLGLTCIMALSGAVIAMATNYLTYMAGRALIGIVVGGFWSMSVATAMRLVPAHRVPLALAIFNSGNALATVVAAPLGSWLGAVIGWRGAFFCLLPVALIAFIWQLVSLPSMPGARQEAGSRNIFALFRSRLVTLGMLGVGIFFMGQFTLFTYIRPFLETVTKVHASVVTMILLIIGVAGFIGTTLIGKVLKPGFYQTLMAIPVLMAITALALIAFGSQVAFVTVLLGFWGLISTAAPVGWWAWIPRTFPQNAEAGGGLMVATVQLSIALGSTVGGLLFDHHGYQSTFLASAVMLIIATVLIFLTSRADNTGR